The Streptomyces pactum genome contains a region encoding:
- a CDS encoding ABC transporter ATP-binding protein, whose amino-acid sequence MIATESLSKRFPRVTALDRLSVDVGPGVTGLVGANGAGKSTLIKILLGLSPATEGRAEVLGLDVATKGADIRERVGYMPEHDCLPPDVSATEFVVHMARMSGLPPTAARERTADTLRHVGLYEERYRPIGGYSTGMKQRVKLAQALVHDPQLVFLDEPTNGLDPVGRDEMLGLIRRIYTDFGISVLVTSHLLGELERTCDHVVVVDGGKLLRSSSTTDFTQTTTTLAIEVTDTDEHPDGTRAVRDALDARGVTVQDGSGLPGAGHVLLLTAAGEETYDLVRDVIADLGLGLVRMEQRRHHISEVFTDSDAERKEAVGHGN is encoded by the coding sequence GTGATCGCGACCGAAAGCCTGAGCAAGCGGTTCCCCCGGGTGACCGCGCTCGACCGGCTCTCCGTGGACGTCGGACCCGGTGTGACCGGACTCGTCGGTGCCAACGGCGCCGGCAAGTCCACCCTGATCAAGATCCTGCTGGGTCTGTCTCCCGCCACCGAGGGCCGGGCCGAAGTGCTCGGACTCGATGTCGCCACCAAGGGCGCCGACATCCGCGAGCGAGTCGGCTACATGCCGGAACACGACTGCCTGCCGCCCGACGTCTCGGCCACCGAGTTCGTCGTCCATATGGCACGCATGTCCGGCCTGCCGCCCACCGCCGCCCGCGAACGCACCGCCGACACCCTGCGCCACGTCGGACTGTACGAGGAGCGCTACCGGCCCATCGGCGGCTACTCGACCGGCATGAAGCAGCGCGTGAAGCTCGCGCAGGCACTCGTGCACGACCCGCAGCTAGTCTTCCTCGACGAGCCCACCAACGGCCTCGACCCGGTCGGCCGCGACGAGATGCTCGGCCTCATCCGCCGCATCTACACCGACTTCGGCATCTCCGTCCTGGTCACCTCGCACCTGCTGGGCGAACTGGAACGCACCTGCGACCACGTAGTCGTCGTGGACGGCGGCAAGCTGCTGCGCTCCAGCTCCACCACGGACTTCACCCAGACCACGACCACCCTCGCGATCGAGGTCACCGACACCGACGAGCACCCCGACGGCACCCGCGCGGTGCGCGACGCGCTCGACGCGCGCGGAGTGACCGTCCAGGACGGCAGCGGCCTGCCCGGCGCCGGCCACGTCCTGCTGCTCACCGCGGCGGGCGAAGAGACCTACGACCTGGTCAGAGACGTCATCGCCGACCTCGGCCTCGGTCTGGTGCGCATGGAGCAGCGCCGGCACCACATCTCGGAGGTCTTCACGGACAGCGACGCAGAACGGAAGGAGGCGGTCGGCCATGGCAACTGA
- the efeB gene encoding iron uptake transporter deferrochelatase/peroxidase subunit: MADQSIPQARTPEATRGAPDGSGPLDTGGATAHEGISRRRLLGTAGATGLVLGAAGGAAGYAAAPSSAATPLTSLGSERVMFHGKHQPGITTPMQACGHLVAFDLAAGAGRKEAAALLRRWSDTARRLMAGEPAGTRDTSVARDAGPSSLTVTFGFGHSFFGRTGLEEQRPVALDPLPDFSSDHLDKSRSNGDLWVQIGADDALVAFHALRAIQQDAGSAARVRWQMNGFNRSPGATAHPMTARNLMGQVDGTRNPKPADTDFEQRVFVPEKSEQAGKNEQAWMANGSYAVVRRIRMLLDDWETLSVKAQEDVIGRRKSDGAPLSGGIETTEMDLEKTDKAGNLVIPINAHARITRPDQNGGAAMVRRPFSYHDGFDADGVPDAGLLFICWQADPLRGFVPVQRKLDRGDALSRFIRHEASGLFAVPGGAAQGEYVGQRLLEG; encoded by the coding sequence ATGGCTGACCAGTCCATCCCGCAGGCCCGTACCCCCGAGGCGACCCGCGGGGCGCCCGACGGCTCCGGGCCGCTCGACACCGGGGGAGCCACCGCCCACGAGGGCATCTCGCGGCGGCGGCTGCTCGGCACCGCCGGCGCCACCGGGCTCGTACTCGGCGCGGCGGGCGGCGCCGCGGGTTACGCCGCCGCGCCCTCCTCCGCAGCCACGCCGCTCACCTCGCTGGGCAGCGAGCGGGTGATGTTTCACGGGAAACATCAGCCCGGCATCACCACCCCGATGCAGGCCTGCGGCCACCTCGTCGCCTTCGACCTGGCGGCGGGCGCCGGCCGCAAGGAGGCGGCCGCGCTGCTGCGCCGCTGGTCCGACACCGCCCGGCGGCTGATGGCGGGGGAGCCTGCCGGCACCCGTGACACCAGCGTGGCCCGGGACGCGGGGCCCTCCTCGCTGACCGTCACCTTCGGATTCGGGCACAGTTTCTTCGGCCGGACCGGCCTGGAGGAGCAGCGCCCGGTCGCCCTCGATCCGTTGCCCGACTTCTCCTCGGACCACCTCGACAAGAGCCGCAGCAACGGTGACCTGTGGGTGCAGATCGGCGCCGACGACGCCCTCGTCGCCTTCCACGCCCTGCGCGCGATCCAGCAGGACGCCGGGTCGGCCGCGCGCGTCCGCTGGCAGATGAACGGCTTCAACCGCTCACCGGGAGCCACCGCGCATCCCATGACCGCCCGCAACCTCATGGGCCAGGTCGACGGCACCCGCAACCCGAAGCCCGCCGACACCGACTTCGAACAGCGGGTCTTCGTCCCCGAGAAGTCCGAGCAAGCCGGGAAGAACGAGCAGGCATGGATGGCGAACGGCTCCTACGCCGTCGTACGCCGCATCCGCATGCTCCTCGACGACTGGGAGACGCTTTCGGTCAAGGCCCAGGAGGACGTCATCGGGCGCCGCAAGTCCGACGGGGCACCGCTGTCCGGAGGCATCGAGACGACCGAGATGGACCTGGAGAAGACGGACAAGGCCGGGAACCTGGTCATTCCGATCAACGCCCACGCCCGCATCACCCGCCCCGACCAGAACGGCGGCGCGGCCATGGTCCGGCGCCCCTTCTCGTACCACGACGGCTTCGACGCGGACGGCGTCCCCGACGCGGGTCTGCTCTTCATCTGCTGGCAGGCCGACCCGCTGCGCGGCTTCGTGCCGGTGCAGCGCAAGCTGGACCGGGGCGACGCGCTGTCGCGGTTCATCCGGCACGAGGCGAGCGGTCTGTTCGCGGTGCCGGGTGGGGCGGCGCAGGGGGAGTACGTGGGCCAGCGGCTGCTGGAGGGGTGA
- a CDS encoding ABC transporter ATP-binding protein: MTTLNIDHVSRWFGNVVAVNDITMTIGPGVTGLLGPNGAGKSTLINMMGGFLAPSTGTVTLDGRPVWRNEAIYQHIGVVPEREAMYDFLTGREFVLANAELHGLGAKAAHEALATVEMEYAQDRKIATYSKGMRQRVKMASALVHNPSLLLLDEPFNGMDPRQRMQLMNLLRRMGDEGRTVLFSSHILEEVEQLAWHIEVIVAGRHAASGDFRKIRRLMTDRPHRYLVRSSDDRALAAALIADPSTSGIEVDLAEGALRIQAVDFGRFTALLPKVARDHGIRLLTVSPSDESLESVFSYLVAA; this comes from the coding sequence GTGACCACGCTGAACATCGACCACGTCTCCCGCTGGTTCGGCAACGTGGTCGCCGTCAACGACATCACCATGACGATCGGCCCCGGCGTCACCGGCCTCCTCGGGCCCAACGGCGCGGGGAAGTCCACCCTCATCAACATGATGGGCGGCTTCCTCGCCCCCTCCACCGGCACCGTCACCCTCGACGGCCGGCCCGTCTGGCGCAACGAGGCCATCTACCAGCACATAGGCGTCGTCCCCGAGCGCGAGGCGATGTACGACTTCCTCACCGGCCGCGAGTTCGTCCTCGCCAACGCCGAGCTGCACGGCCTCGGCGCCAAGGCGGCCCACGAAGCGCTCGCCACGGTCGAGATGGAGTACGCGCAGGACCGGAAGATCGCCACGTACTCCAAGGGCATGCGGCAGCGCGTGAAGATGGCGAGCGCCCTCGTCCACAACCCCTCGCTGCTCCTGCTGGACGAGCCCTTCAACGGTATGGACCCGCGCCAGCGCATGCAGCTCATGAACCTGCTCCGGCGCATGGGCGACGAGGGCCGCACGGTGCTGTTCTCCTCGCACATCCTCGAAGAGGTCGAGCAGCTCGCCTGGCACATCGAGGTCATCGTCGCCGGACGGCACGCGGCCAGCGGCGACTTCCGCAAGATCCGCCGCCTGATGACCGACCGGCCGCACCGCTACCTGGTGCGCTCCAGCGACGACCGGGCCCTCGCGGCGGCGCTCATCGCCGACCCGTCGACGTCCGGCATCGAGGTCGACCTCGCCGAGGGCGCGTTGCGCATCCAGGCCGTCGACTTCGGCCGGTTCACGGCCCTGCTGCCGAAGGTCGCCCGCGACCACGGCATCCGGCTGCTCACGGTCTCGCCGTCCGACGAGTCCCTCGAGTCCGTCTTCTCGTATCTCGTCGCGGCGTAG
- a CDS encoding HAD family hydrolase — MIDNGSAASPDVGSAGNFPYRLIATDLDGTLLRGDDSISSRTREALASATAAGAAHIVVTGRAVPWTRHILDDLGYDGLAVCGQGAQVYHAGEHRLLTSVTLDRQLAGVALAKIEAETGPLYLAASRDGLDGDVLVGPGYAVGGDLPAVPFTDASDLWSAPLNKIYIQHPTLSDDELAEAARHTAGGFVTVTMAGAGVVELLPLGLSKATGLSLAARRLGLKAADTIAFGDMPNDIPMFGWAARGVAMANAHEELKAVADEVTSSNDEDGIAVVLERLAA, encoded by the coding sequence GTGATCGACAACGGCTCCGCCGCGAGTCCCGACGTCGGTTCGGCCGGGAATTTCCCGTACCGGCTGATCGCGACCGACCTCGACGGCACGCTGCTGCGCGGTGACGACTCGATCTCGTCACGTACCCGCGAGGCGCTCGCCTCGGCCACCGCGGCGGGCGCGGCCCACATCGTGGTCACCGGCCGCGCGGTCCCGTGGACCCGGCACATCCTCGACGACCTCGGTTACGACGGGCTGGCCGTCTGCGGTCAGGGCGCGCAGGTCTACCATGCCGGGGAGCACCGGCTGCTGACCTCGGTCACACTGGACCGTCAACTGGCCGGGGTGGCACTGGCGAAAATCGAGGCGGAGACCGGCCCGCTGTACCTGGCGGCGAGCCGTGACGGCCTGGACGGCGACGTCCTGGTCGGCCCGGGCTACGCGGTCGGGGGCGACCTGCCGGCGGTGCCCTTCACCGACGCCTCGGACCTCTGGTCGGCGCCGCTGAACAAGATCTACATCCAGCATCCGACCCTGTCGGACGACGAGCTGGCCGAGGCGGCCCGGCACACCGCGGGCGGCTTCGTCACGGTGACCATGGCCGGCGCGGGCGTCGTCGAGCTGCTCCCTCTCGGCCTGTCCAAGGCCACCGGCCTGTCCCTGGCGGCGCGTCGGCTCGGTCTGAAGGCCGCGGACACGATCGCGTTCGGCGACATGCCCAACGACATCCCGATGTTCGGCTGGGCCGCCCGGGGCGTGGCGATGGCCAACGCCCATGAGGAGCTGAAGGCGGTGGCCGACGAGGTGACGTCCTCGAACGACGAGGACGGTATCGCGGTGGTACTGGAGCGGCTGGCGGCCTGA
- a CDS encoding copper resistance CopC/CopD family protein, with product MTQTIAPRARTLVLLLLAAACVLLAGAGPASAHAALTGSDPREGAVVDKAPAQVSLTFSESVSMDDDSLRVLDPEGERVDEGKPSGTGGTTYTVKLHAGLPDGTYTVTYQVVSADSHPVAGAYTFSIGAPSETSVSVYGTEAGGGVVGWLYGLGRYLSYAGFTVLVGGAAFVLACWPRGSGVRAVQRLVVSGWLTLTAATLVLLLLRGSYTRSGQFGDVFDLNLLGEALQTKAGAALVSRLLLLAAAALFVAVLFGAYDKREDEEKRDLTFGLAVGGTVVAAGLAATWAMSEHASVGLQAGLAMPVDVVHLLAVATWLGGLTTLLVALYRAPADTPVAASAVRRFSRVAFGSVVALVVTGTYQSWRQLGSWTAFTDTRYGQLLLAKIGLVAVLVGIAYLSRRWTAQLADAVPAITRQREKEQVGASGGHTSEQATAADDLTATEDVTATDDLTATEKVTAAEKTSQTAKGSGTTEASGTANGSEKASGTPNNPDRASGAGHGPDRASGAANGSGASQRAAQLARQRAAVDAARQKRQRDADPHRFGLRRSVLAEAGVAVLLLAVTTVLTQTEPGRTEEEAEAAGSSSASASAPSAGAVTLDMPFDTGSQNGKGVVRVELDPARVGANDMHLYVERPNGNAFDIPEVKVAFTQEAKDIGPLPVVPDHITTGHWSASGVQIPMAGDWEVAVTVRTSDIDQVTVSKNAQIG from the coding sequence TTGACGCAGACCATCGCCCCGCGCGCCCGGACCCTGGTGCTGCTGCTCCTGGCCGCGGCCTGCGTGCTGCTCGCCGGCGCCGGTCCGGCCTCCGCGCACGCCGCGCTGACCGGCAGCGACCCCCGGGAGGGGGCGGTGGTCGACAAGGCTCCAGCCCAGGTGTCGCTCACCTTCTCCGAGTCGGTCTCCATGGACGACGACTCGCTGCGCGTCCTCGACCCCGAGGGCGAGCGCGTCGACGAGGGCAAGCCGTCCGGCACGGGCGGCACGACGTACACCGTGAAACTGCACGCGGGGCTGCCCGACGGCACGTACACGGTGACCTACCAGGTCGTCTCCGCCGACAGCCATCCCGTCGCCGGCGCCTACACCTTCTCGATCGGCGCCCCGTCCGAGACCTCCGTCTCCGTCTACGGCACGGAAGCGGGCGGCGGGGTCGTCGGCTGGCTGTACGGCCTCGGCCGGTACCTGTCGTACGCCGGGTTCACCGTGCTGGTGGGCGGCGCCGCCTTCGTCCTCGCCTGCTGGCCGCGCGGCTCCGGCGTCCGGGCCGTGCAGCGGCTCGTCGTCTCCGGATGGCTCACGCTGACCGCCGCGACGCTCGTGCTGCTCCTGCTGCGCGGCTCCTACACCCGCTCCGGTCAGTTCGGTGACGTCTTCGACCTGAACCTGCTCGGCGAGGCGCTGCAGACCAAGGCCGGCGCCGCGCTGGTCTCCCGGCTGCTGCTGCTCGCGGCGGCCGCGCTGTTCGTCGCCGTGCTCTTCGGCGCCTACGACAAGCGGGAGGACGAGGAGAAGCGGGACCTCACCTTCGGGCTCGCGGTCGGCGGGACGGTCGTGGCGGCCGGACTCGCGGCCACCTGGGCGATGTCCGAGCACGCCTCCGTCGGCCTCCAGGCCGGCCTCGCCATGCCCGTCGACGTCGTCCACCTGCTCGCCGTCGCCACCTGGCTGGGCGGTCTCACCACCCTGCTCGTCGCCCTGTACCGGGCCCCCGCGGACACACCGGTCGCCGCCTCCGCCGTACGGCGGTTCTCACGCGTCGCCTTCGGCAGCGTGGTCGCGCTGGTGGTGACCGGCACCTATCAGTCCTGGCGCCAGCTCGGCTCCTGGACGGCCTTCACCGACACCCGCTACGGACAGCTACTCCTCGCCAAGATCGGTCTCGTGGCGGTGCTGGTCGGCATCGCCTACCTCTCGCGACGGTGGACGGCGCAGCTAGCCGACGCGGTGCCCGCCATCACCCGTCAGCGGGAGAAGGAGCAGGTCGGGGCATCCGGCGGCCATACGTCCGAGCAGGCGACGGCCGCCGATGACCTGACGGCCACCGAAGACGTGACGGCCACCGATGACCTGACGGCCACCGAAAAGGTGACGGCAGCCGAGAAGACTTCCCAGACGGCGAAGGGCTCCGGAACGACGGAGGCTTCCGGGACGGCGAACGGTTCCGAAAAGGCGTCCGGGACGCCGAACAACCCGGACCGTGCCTCCGGTGCGGGGCACGGCCCCGACCGTGCCTCCGGTGCGGCGAACGGCTCCGGCGCTTCCCAGCGCGCCGCCCAGCTCGCCCGGCAGCGCGCGGCCGTGGACGCCGCCCGGCAGAAACGGCAACGGGACGCCGACCCCCACCGTTTCGGACTGCGCCGCTCCGTGCTCGCCGAGGCGGGCGTCGCCGTCCTGCTGCTCGCCGTCACCACCGTCCTGACCCAGACCGAGCCAGGCCGGACCGAGGAGGAGGCCGAGGCCGCCGGCTCCTCCTCCGCGTCCGCGTCCGCCCCCTCCGCCGGGGCGGTCACCCTGGACATGCCCTTCGACACCGGCAGCCAGAACGGCAAGGGCGTCGTACGGGTCGAGCTCGACCCCGCCCGGGTGGGCGCCAACGACATGCACCTCTACGTCGAGCGCCCGAACGGGAACGCCTTCGACATCCCCGAGGTGAAGGTCGCCTTCACCCAGGAGGCCAAGGACATCGGGCCACTGCCCGTCGTCCCCGACCACATCACCACCGGACACTGGTCGGCGAGTGGGGTGCAGATCCCCATGGCCGGCGACTGGGAGGTCGCCGTGACCGTACGCACCTCCGACATCGACCAGGTGACCGTTTCCAAGAACGCTCAGATCGGCTGA
- the pheA gene encoding prephenate dehydratase, whose protein sequence is MPASYAYLGPEGTFTEVALRTLPETATRELVPYVSVQSALDAVRNGEAEAAFVPIENSVEGGITTTLDELVAGQPLMIYREVLLSITFALLVRPGTELSDIKTVTAHPAAQPQVRNWIKKRLPDVAWESAASNADGARLVQEGRYDAAFAGEFAAERYGLEVLESDIHDAENAQTRFVLVGRPARPAAPTGADKTSVVLWQRDDHPGGLRDLLGEFATRGINLMLLQSRPTGAGIGNYCFCIDAEGHISDRRVADALMGLKRTCLQVRYLGSYPRAEVEPADVGALRPGTSDEAFVAAADWVARCQDGRF, encoded by the coding sequence ATGCCAGCCAGTTACGCGTATCTCGGCCCCGAAGGCACCTTCACCGAAGTCGCTCTGCGCACACTTCCGGAGACGGCGACCCGGGAGCTGGTCCCGTACGTTTCCGTCCAGTCGGCGCTCGACGCGGTGCGCAACGGCGAGGCCGAGGCCGCGTTCGTGCCGATCGAGAACTCCGTCGAGGGCGGCATCACCACCACCCTCGACGAGCTGGTCGCCGGCCAGCCGCTGATGATCTACCGCGAGGTGCTGCTGTCCATCACCTTCGCGCTGCTGGTCCGCCCCGGCACCGAACTGTCGGACATCAAGACGGTCACCGCCCATCCGGCCGCCCAGCCCCAGGTGCGCAACTGGATCAAGAAGCGCCTCCCGGACGTCGCCTGGGAGTCGGCCGCCTCCAATGCCGACGGGGCCCGCCTGGTGCAGGAGGGCCGTTACGACGCGGCCTTCGCCGGCGAGTTCGCCGCGGAGCGCTACGGCCTGGAGGTCCTGGAGTCCGACATCCACGACGCGGAGAACGCCCAGACACGCTTCGTGCTGGTCGGCCGGCCCGCCCGGCCCGCGGCACCGACCGGCGCGGACAAGACGTCTGTCGTGCTCTGGCAGCGCGACGACCATCCCGGCGGCCTGCGCGACCTGCTGGGCGAGTTCGCCACCCGGGGCATCAACCTCATGCTTCTGCAGTCCCGGCCCACCGGTGCCGGCATCGGCAACTACTGCTTCTGCATCGACGCCGAGGGACACATCTCCGACCGCCGGGTGGCTGACGCCCTGATGGGCCTGAAGCGGACCTGCCTCCAGGTTCGCTACCTGGGTTCGTACCCGCGCGCGGAGGTCGAGCCGGCGGACGTGGGCGCCCTGCGGCCGGGCACCTCGGACGAGGCGTTCGTCGCTGCGGCGGACTGGGTGGCGCGTTGCCAGGACGGCCGTTTCTGA
- a CDS encoding copper chaperone PCu(A)C, with amino-acid sequence MRGRPALVAVTVIGALALAGCGDSDSGSPASGAELSVAAAYIPQPVSDSMAAGFLTITNKGDAEDELTSVSSEAGDVTVHETVDGTMKEVERLPIPAHGQLVFESGGNHLMFEKLKQQPKQGQTVSVELHFAHSDPVTVKLPVKAATYRPANGHSGH; translated from the coding sequence GTGAGGGGCCGTCCCGCTCTCGTCGCCGTGACGGTGATCGGCGCGCTGGCCCTCGCGGGCTGCGGCGACTCGGACTCCGGCTCCCCGGCCTCCGGCGCCGAGCTCTCCGTCGCCGCCGCCTACATACCGCAGCCGGTCTCCGACTCGATGGCGGCGGGTTTCCTCACGATCACCAACAAGGGCGACGCCGAGGACGAGCTGACCTCCGTCTCCAGCGAGGCCGGTGACGTCACCGTGCACGAGACGGTCGACGGGACGATGAAGGAGGTCGAGCGCCTCCCGATCCCCGCCCACGGTCAACTCGTGTTCGAAAGCGGCGGCAACCACCTGATGTTCGAGAAGCTGAAGCAGCAGCCCAAGCAGGGTCAGACGGTCTCCGTCGAGCTGCATTTCGCCCACTCCGACCCCGTCACGGTCAAGCTGCCCGTGAAGGCGGCCACCTACCGGCCCGCCAATGGGCACTCCGGACATTGA
- a CDS encoding ABC transporter permease subunit has protein sequence MYDPTVARLTYRALLGRRRALILGALPLLLLVIAVAVRALAGADDQTAADVLGGFALATMVPIIGVIAGTGAIGPEIDDGSVVYLLSKPIKRPTIIFTKLIVAIAVTMVFSAVPTLLAGLILNGNGQQVAVAYTIAALVASIAYAALFLLLGTVSRHAVVFGLVYALVWEALFGSLVPGARTLSVQQWSLAVAQKVADGNLVTSDVGLPTATVLLAGVTVLATWYAGQKLRSLTLAGEE, from the coding sequence ATGTACGACCCCACAGTCGCCAGGCTCACCTACCGAGCCCTGCTCGGCCGCCGCCGGGCCCTCATCCTGGGCGCGTTGCCCCTGCTGCTGCTCGTCATCGCCGTGGCGGTGCGCGCACTGGCCGGGGCCGACGACCAGACCGCGGCGGACGTGCTGGGCGGATTCGCCCTCGCCACCATGGTGCCGATCATCGGCGTCATCGCCGGCACGGGAGCCATCGGCCCCGAGATCGACGACGGCTCGGTGGTGTATCTGCTGTCCAAGCCGATCAAGCGGCCGACGATCATCTTCACCAAGCTGATCGTCGCCATCGCCGTGACGATGGTCTTCTCCGCCGTGCCCACCCTGCTCGCCGGCCTGATCCTCAACGGCAACGGCCAGCAGGTCGCCGTCGCCTACACGATCGCCGCGCTGGTCGCCTCCATCGCCTACGCCGCGCTGTTCCTGCTGCTGGGCACGGTGTCCCGGCACGCGGTGGTCTTCGGGCTCGTCTACGCCCTCGTCTGGGAGGCCCTGTTCGGCTCCCTGGTGCCCGGCGCCCGCACCCTGAGCGTCCAGCAGTGGTCGCTGGCGGTGGCCCAGAAGGTCGCTGACGGGAACCTGGTGACCTCCGACGTCGGCCTGCCCACCGCCACGGTGCTGCTGGCCGGGGTCACCGTGCTCGCGACCTGGTACGCGGGCCAGAAGCTGCGGTCGCTCACGCTCGCCGGGGAGGAGTGA
- a CDS encoding M24 family metallopeptidase: protein MTTAVAAELRTELRGFRQVQRLAYECAEAVADRLEPGVTEREAARMQREWLRERGVRDWFHLPFAWFGDRTAFTDFRVPLQFFPTGRRLEPGMPFILDMAPVYRGFTADIGYSGSLGPNPVRQRLMADLEAHRELILREVRERRPLREIYEDVDRLMVRQGYANRHRAYPFGVIAHKVDRVRERRLSPRLFGFGTQSLKGLAGDALHGHREGWSPLWSPYRFSDHPPRPGLWAVEPHLGFRGTGAKFEEILVVTDSADPEQSAFWLDDDLPHVRRWAEEK, encoded by the coding sequence ATGACGACGGCAGTGGCAGCGGAACTCCGCACGGAGCTGCGGGGGTTCCGGCAGGTGCAGCGCCTCGCCTACGAGTGCGCCGAGGCGGTGGCGGACCGGCTGGAGCCGGGGGTGACCGAGCGCGAGGCGGCCCGGATGCAGCGCGAGTGGCTGCGGGAGCGGGGCGTTCGGGACTGGTTCCACCTGCCCTTCGCCTGGTTCGGCGACCGCACGGCGTTCACGGACTTCCGCGTTCCGCTGCAGTTCTTCCCCACGGGGCGCCGACTGGAGCCGGGCATGCCGTTCATCCTGGACATGGCCCCGGTGTACCGGGGTTTCACCGCCGACATCGGCTACTCCGGCTCGCTCGGCCCCAACCCGGTGCGGCAGCGGCTGATGGCCGACCTGGAGGCGCACCGCGAGCTGATCCTGCGCGAGGTGCGCGAACGCCGTCCGCTGCGGGAGATCTACGAGGACGTGGACCGGCTCATGGTCCGCCAGGGCTACGCGAACCGGCACCGCGCCTACCCCTTCGGCGTGATCGCCCACAAGGTGGACCGGGTCCGGGAGCGGCGCCTGTCCCCGCGCCTGTTCGGCTTCGGCACCCAGTCGCTCAAGGGCCTGGCCGGCGACGCGCTGCACGGTCACCGCGAGGGCTGGTCCCCGCTGTGGTCGCCGTACCGCTTCTCCGACCACCCGCCCCGGCCGGGGCTCTGGGCGGTCGAACCCCACCTCGGTTTCCGGGGCACCGGTGCGAAGTTCGAGGAGATCCTCGTCGTCACCGACTCCGCGGATCCCGAGCAGAGCGCCTTCTGGCTGGACGACGATCTGCCGCACGTGCGGCGCTGGGCGGAGGAGAAATGA
- the serS gene encoding serine--tRNA ligase has translation MIDLRLLREDPDRVRASQRARGEDVALVDSLLSADERRRSSGVRFDELRAEQKGLGKLIGKASGDEKAELLKRASQLAADVKAADAERDKAAAETQELLQRLGNLVHPDVPVGGEEDFDTLETHGTHRDFAAEGFEPRDHLELGQLLGAIDVERGAKVSGSRFYFLTGVGALLELALVNAAIAQATAAGFTPMLTPALVRPQSMAGTGFLGQAAQDVYHLDKDDLYLVGTSEVPLAAYHMDEILDADRLPLRYAGFSPCFRREAGSHGKDTKGIFRVHQFDKVEMFSYVLPEDSQAEHQRLLEWEKQWLTSLELPFRVIDVASADLGSSAARKYDCEAWIPTQGKYRELTSTSDCTEFQSRRLSIRVREDKKVRPLATLNGTLCAVPRTIVAILENHQQADGSVRVPEVLRPYLGGREVLEPVAK, from the coding sequence GTGATTGACCTTCGCCTGCTCCGTGAGGACCCTGACCGTGTGCGCGCGTCGCAGCGCGCCCGTGGAGAGGATGTCGCGCTCGTCGACTCCCTCCTGTCTGCCGACGAGCGGCGCAGGTCGTCCGGCGTCCGCTTCGACGAGCTGCGCGCCGAGCAGAAGGGCCTCGGCAAGCTCATCGGCAAGGCCTCCGGTGACGAGAAGGCCGAACTGCTGAAACGGGCGAGCCAGCTCGCCGCCGACGTCAAGGCGGCCGACGCCGAACGCGACAAGGCCGCCGCCGAGACCCAGGAGCTGCTCCAGCGGCTCGGCAACCTCGTCCACCCCGACGTCCCCGTCGGCGGCGAGGAGGACTTCGACACGCTGGAGACACACGGCACCCACCGCGACTTCGCGGCCGAGGGCTTCGAGCCCAGGGACCACCTGGAGCTGGGCCAGCTCCTCGGCGCCATCGACGTCGAGCGCGGCGCCAAGGTCTCCGGTTCGCGCTTCTACTTCCTGACCGGCGTCGGCGCGCTCCTGGAGCTCGCCCTGGTCAACGCGGCGATCGCCCAGGCCACGGCGGCCGGCTTCACGCCGATGCTGACCCCGGCGCTGGTGCGCCCGCAGTCGATGGCCGGCACCGGTTTCCTCGGCCAGGCCGCCCAGGACGTCTACCACCTCGACAAGGACGACCTGTACCTGGTCGGCACGTCCGAGGTGCCCCTCGCCGCGTACCACATGGACGAGATCCTGGACGCCGACCGCCTGCCGCTGCGCTACGCCGGCTTCTCGCCCTGCTTCCGCCGTGAGGCGGGCTCACACGGCAAGGACACCAAGGGCATCTTCCGGGTCCACCAGTTCGACAAGGTCGAGATGTTCTCCTACGTCCTCCCCGAGGACTCGCAGGCCGAGCACCAGCGCCTGCTGGAGTGGGAGAAGCAGTGGCTGACGTCGCTGGAACTGCCGTTCCGGGTCATCGACGTCGCCTCGGCCGACCTGGGTTCCTCGGCCGCGCGCAAGTACGACTGTGAGGCGTGGATCCCGACCCAGGGCAAGTACCGCGAGCTGACCTCGACCTCGGACTGCACCGAGTTCCAGTCGCGCCGACTGTCGATCCGGGTGCGTGAGGACAAGAAGGTCCGCCCGCTGGCCACACTCAACGGCACGCTGTGCGCCGTACCGCGCACCATCGTGGCGATCCTGGAGAACCACCAGCAGGCCGACGGCTCGGTGCGCGTGCCCGAGGTGCTGCGCCCGTACCTGGGCGGCCGGGAGGTCCTGGAGCCGGTGGCCAAGTGA